Part of the Rhinolophus sinicus isolate RSC01 linkage group LG14, ASM3656204v1, whole genome shotgun sequence genome is shown below.
CGTGGCGCCTACGAGGAGGAAAACTCGGCGACAAAGTCCTTAGCGGCGCAGTGCGTGCGCGTCCCCGCGTCCACCTCCGCTCCGGGGGTTGCTTACTAGAGGGAGCTGGGCCCGATGCTTCGTCCGCCCCTCAGACGCGCGTCAGTCGGGAAACGGGCGAGGTGGCTTCCGAGGGGAGGCGGGCGGGCGGTCCCCGGTGCGGCGAGGCCGGGACTGGGCCGCTCGTGTGCGCGGACGGGCTGCCCTCTGGCGGCTCGACCCGGCAACGGCTGTCGGCAAACCCTCGAAATACCTTCCTGGGCTCGTCGGCAAGAAGAATCGGCTTAGAAGGCAGGTGGTCGGGGACACGGAACTTCCCGGCGCCCACGCCGCTCCCGGGAAGCAGGCGCGGCGCACAGAGCGCCTTTCGCGTGTGCGaggcccgccccgcccccgcccgcggCCGCTCACGGTCGCTTTACGACAGTGTCCTGATCGCGGGCCTGCTTTCCGGCAGCGCAGCCTGACGCGCCTGTTCCCGACAGTGTAGCGCAAGCTACCCCCAGGGGTGCATGGGCcctgggtgggtgtgggtggtTCGAATCCCAAGGCGGGAATGAGCCTCTTTGACCTCTTTCGAGGCTTTTTCGGCTTTCCTGGACCTCGGAGGTGAGACTGGGTCTGGGTCGGACGTGGGGGTGGTCTTTTCGGGGGACAGCGTAGCGCAAGCTACCCCCAGGTGTGAATGGACCTCGGGTGGGCTTTGCTGGTTGAATCCCAATGCGGGAACGAGCCTCTTTGACCTCTTTCGGGACTTTTGCGGCCTTTCTAGACCTAGGAGGTGAGACTGGGTCTGGGTCGGACGCGGGGGGGGGGGCCCTTCTGACCGGCGCTTGACCCCTAATACTCTATTTCTGGAAAAACATCCTCTTCCCCATTCCTTCAACTCCTGCGGAAAGGAGAGAAGTCACAACACTGAGCACTCGCCCCGAGAAGTAGCCCAAGCGGCCGTTAAGAGGAGGAGAAACGGCAGCTTAAGCCTCTCTCCCATCTGGGGTGATGCAACAGGGCCCGGGGCGGGGGGCAGACGATGGGGCTCTGGGTAAGAAGACTGAGCAAGTGAGCACGAccttgggagaggggaggagctgggggacGCCCGAGAAAAGCCAGGGGAGGTGTCTGGGGGCAGCCTCCAGGTGAGGACTGACTttgattaaaaactaaaatcaaacCAAACCCCGATGGCCAGTCTTCTGACCCTCACCTCAGCTTCCTAGGCACCTGTTACCTTCCACTTTGCCACCCATGAGTTGATTTTATGGTTTAAGTAGTGCTGAAATGTTGGTAGCTAAtctgcctccacccccagccccagagaTCCCTTTTTCGGAGGGATGACTCGAGATGAAGATGAGGAtgatgaggaggaagaagaaggagccTCCTGGGGCCATGGGAGCTCGAGGTTTGAGGGTCCCCAGCCCCCCGAGGAATTTGCCTTCGGCTTCAGCTTCAGCCCAGGAGGAGGAATGCGTTTCCACGATAACTTCGGCTTTGATGACCTTGTACGGGATTTCAATAACATCTTCAGTGAGATGGGGGCCTGGACCTTGCCTGCCCGTCGTCCTGGTGTGTGGCTGCCCCCAAGGGAGAACCTGTGGTTTCTACTGGGGTGGTGGGTGAAATAAGGAGCCTGCAAAGTAGTTGGGGGGTGGGAAGTGAGCGAATACTGATGATTTCAAGGGGAGTTAAAAGGTCTCaagtccttccccaccccagcatGCCTCCACCTGCCACCTTTCTGCAGAACTCCCAGGTCCTGAGTTAGAGATACCTGGAGAGAGACGGCAGGAGGGCCAGACGCTTCGGGACTCCATGCTTAAGTATCCAGATAGTCACCAGCCCAGGATCTTTGGGGGGGTCTTGGAGAGTGATGCAAGAACTGACTCCCCCAAAGCAGCACCAGACTGGGGATCCCAGAGACCTTTTCATAGGGTGAGTACATCTGGGCTTGAAGTGAGACCCTGTGGGAGACCACTGCAATTGTCCTTGTTGGAATCTGACAGA
Proteins encoded:
- the HAX1 gene encoding HCLS1-associated protein X-1 isoform X3, coding for MSLFDLFRGFFGFPGPRSPRDPFFGGMTRDEDEDDEEEEEGASWGHGSSRFEGPQPPEEFAFGFSFSPGGGMRFHDNFGFDDLVRDFNNIFSEMGAWTLPARRPELPGPELEIPGERRQEGQTLRDSMLKYPDSHQPRIFGGVLESDARTDSPKAAPDWGSQRPFHRFDDMWPVTPHSRAREDKDLDSKVSQEGLGPVLQPQPKSYFKSVSVTKITRPDGTVEERRTVVDSEGRTETTVTHQEADGSPRDAF
- the HAX1 gene encoding HCLS1-associated protein X-1 isoform X1; the encoded protein is MSLFDLFRGFFGFPGPRSPRDPFFGGMTRDEDEDDEEEEEGASWGHGSSRFEGPQPPEEFAFGFSFSPGGGMRFHDNFGFDDLVRDFNNIFSEMGAWTLPARRPELPGPELEIPGERRQEGQTLRDSMLKYPDSHQPRIFGGVLESDARTDSPKAAPDWGSQRPFHRFDDMWPVTPHSRAREDKDLDSKVSQEGLGPVLQPQPKSYFKSVSVTKITRPDGTVEERRTVVDSEGRTETTVTHQEADGSPRDDPESPTPPALDDAFSILDLFLGRWFRSQ
- the HAX1 gene encoding HCLS1-associated protein X-1 isoform X4, which codes for MTRDEDEDDEEEEEGASWGHGSSRFEGPQPPEEFAFGFSFSPGGGMRFHDNFGFDDLVRDFNNIFSEMGAWTLPARRPELPGPELEIPGERRQEGQTLRDSMLKYPDSHQPRIFGGVLESDARTDSPKAAPDWGSQRPFHRFDDMWPVTPHSRAREDKDLDSKVSQEGLGPVLQPQPKSYFKSVSVTKITRPDGTVEERRTVVDSEGRTETTVTHQEADGSPRDAF
- the HAX1 gene encoding HCLS1-associated protein X-1 isoform X2; the protein is MTRDEDEDDEEEEEGASWGHGSSRFEGPQPPEEFAFGFSFSPGGGMRFHDNFGFDDLVRDFNNIFSEMGAWTLPARRPELPGPELEIPGERRQEGQTLRDSMLKYPDSHQPRIFGGVLESDARTDSPKAAPDWGSQRPFHRFDDMWPVTPHSRAREDKDLDSKVSQEGLGPVLQPQPKSYFKSVSVTKITRPDGTVEERRTVVDSEGRTETTVTHQEADGSPRDDPESPTPPALDDAFSILDLFLGRWFRSQ